The window GCACTGACCTGCAATTGAGGGCAAATATATCACAATTGATACATTTTGAACGGTCACTCATGAAGTCGCATCGAACCTACATTACCCGAGGGCCCCGAGGGCACGTGGTAGCTACTTGATGGCTCTTTGAGGCTGCACTCGTAATGCCCTGGCTGGAATACCTTTCGCTTGTGACAATTGGAACAAGCAGTCTTTTTGAAGATAAAACTTTCAGACATGGCGACGTGAAGTTCACGGTTGATTGCCTATTTGGCAGTAGAACGAGTGGATGGATGCTGCAACGGTTGGAAGAAGACGTTGCGCACAGTCCACACCCCTGCCCCTGCGCATGTGATTGATTGTTTTAGATCATAAAGTTTGGGGAAGAGGCGCGTTCGTGTTATTGGTGACTCGGGACAAGGTTTCTGATTACGGAGAATAGCAGTTCACGAAAGTCAAGCTCAGGCCCGGGGACTCGCCGAGCGCCACATGACACATACCAGAGCATAATCATTAGGTGACGACCCAGAGCTGTATTGATTGTCTGTTCCCTTCATTTTGAGGTTATGCGTTGCACTATTCCCTTTTGAGATGAACTTTATCAGTCGACTTTTCCTTTCCACAATTGTGAAGACGCACTGCCGAGTTAACCATTCCGTTTTAACAAAACCCCACACGTGAtaaactacctacctgggCTGCTAAGTTCCCATTTCAAGCCGGCTTCAGTGAGGTGCAACCGTTATGGGAACGTTGCTAAGGGCCAAGTCAAATGGGCGTTCAACCCCTGAGCTGAGTGCCTTACCTTGGTAGCCTcccactaccaccaccaacaagtaCATTGCTATACACAGAGATGTCTTTCAACCTGACTGTCTACTGTGTTGACTACTGGGCTAAacgctcttctcttctctactTGCACATGCCAGATTCCATTATCACTACTGCAGATAATCTTATAAAGGCGTTAAATTCTTGCTACTCTCTCAATCCAGACTGTCTAGCTCAAGAGCCTTTGCACCTGACATTCTTCATTGAGGTGCATCGAGACCCACACGTCATCACTCTCAAAATGTCAAATTACATTCGTGCCCAAATTTTCCTTATGgtgctcttcttctcctgtACTTGTTCCTCTTCCGTTGAGTACCAGCGACGATCGCTGTCCAGATCGATCTTGGATGCGTCCAGTAACCATGGGCCTCGGTAATAAATCTTGGCTCCGAgaaagatgacgatgatagCGACCACGGAGGAGTAGCTAGAGAAAAATCCTACGACACTTGGACTTCCTCCAATTGGCCAGAGAGCCAGATAGAACTGGACGCAGATCATGAAAATGCACCAACCAAATCCCCAATATGAAGCCCATGGCCTTGCAAAGCTCTGCCATGGCAAGTCTGCAGGAGAACGACCTTGGACCTTCCAAGCATGGCGCATACGGATGTGACAGAAGTAGATCATACCCCAACCGAACATTGCGAGGAGCGCAACGAGACTGGAAAGCCATCCAAAGACCTGAGCGCCAGTATGGCTCACATTCAGATAAGACAGAGCTCCGCCGAGAAGCATGGTTGGGATGAGCCCGTACCAGAGTCTGCCCCAGCTGTCAGCTTTGGTCATAACCTAGAAAGAAACCAAGGTCAGTAATCGTAGTCGCAGTGTGTCGAGCTCATACTATCAAGCATACCTTGGGTGCCATGCCAATTTGACCCAGTCCGTACAGCGTACGAGCGCCTCCGAAAATATTAATACTCGCGGATGAAAACACAGAAAGCAAGATGGCTGGCTTCCCCGCCGGTGTCGTCAACATCGTTAACGGTTGCGGAGCCGAGGCTGGATCAGCCATTACTGCCCACCCCGGTATCGATAAGATTGCCTTCACTGGCTCAACAATCACCGGAAAGACTATTATGAAAAAGGCTTCAGAGACCCTCAAGAGCGTCACTCTCGAGACCGGAGGCAAGAGCCCTCTCATTGTCTTCGACGATGCTGATTTCGAGCAAGCGGTCAAGTGGTCTAACTGTGGCATCATGGGTACGTCAAAGATTCTGACACTGTTCCTGTAATACATGATCTGACTAGGTTTAGGCAACATGGGACAAATCTGCACAGCCACATCCCGTATCTTTGTGCAAGATACCATCTACGAGAAGTTCCTCGAGGCTTTCCACGAGCAAGTCAAGTCTTCCACCGTTATCGGTGATCCTTTCGATGAGAACACCACACACGGTCCTCAGGTTTCGAAGGCACAATACGAGAAGATCCTGTCACTTATTGAGTCAGGAAAGTCAGAAGGAGCCGGTCTCCTGACTGGTGGTGCCCGTTCTGGAGACAAGGGTTTCTACATCCAGCCCACTGTCTTCCGTGATGTCAAGCCAAACATGAAGATTGTTCGGGAGGAGATCTTCGGACCTTGTTTCGTTATTGCGCCTTTTTCAACAGAGGCCGATGCAATTGAGCGTGCCAATGATACTGAATATGGCCTGGGTGCTGCCATCTTCACTGAGAACCTTCGCAAGGCTCACCGTGTCGCCGCTGGCGTTCAGGCTGGAACCGTTTGGGTAAGATATGCCTGCGTTCAGAGACTACCAAGATCACCGCTAACTTTTACATGTAGATCGACAGCTCTCAGGACACCCACTGGGGTGTTCCTTTCGGAGGCTACAAGAAGTCTGGTATCGGCCGTGAGCTTGGATCCTACGCTTTGTCTGCATACACCcaggtcaaggctgtccaTGGTACGTTCATCCTGTCCCCCTTCTAAGACACACCCACGGTATCTAACTTGAGTTAGTCAACATGGGCATGAAATTATGAGCAACTTTTCCGTAAAGCGACAAGTTCCAGCTTGGTTGTTTGAATTGCAGCTACGTCCCAGCTGTATGGGTAGACGGCTTATGCTTCCGTTGGTCAATGCAGCTTTTGGTCGAAGGGGATATACTTTGCACTGAAACCCCATTATGTATTTCTTGAACAATAGATAGTCTAGACCTCTGTCACAATTAAAATGACATGGAGTTTACCACTTTTGGACTTAACGTGACTGGGTTTTGTTTAGTATCTAGGAGAGTACGCGGCTGGCGCTGTTGTTTGACACGATGAATCTAAGGTCCAGTCCGCAGAGATGCGGGGAATCGAACTTCAGCATGTTAGGTACTGAATTGACTCGAATGGGATGCCGCCCCCATCCATAACTCGCCATGAAGTTCTTCTTCGTTACAGAATGTCACCGAACGTATCATTGACAAGCCTGTCCAACCAGTATGAACTCTGTATCGTGAAGCTCACACCCGAGGTCCTGTTTCTCAGCCTAGGAAATTTAATCCCGAGCTAAGCATTACTCTATTGTCAAGAGTATCCCTACTTCGGAACTTGAATGATACCTTGGTGGCCGAACGAACATAATTATTTTTTGTTCCCATACCATATTTACCTTGGATGTCTATTTTCCGTTTCATAGCGGATTAAAATCCACAACAAGGAAACTGAACTCATCAGGCATTGCTGAACGTGATTGTCTGGGCTAGCCGGTATAGCAATGGGATTGACCCACTAGGCGATAGCGGCAAAACTTATAAAAAAAAGTGAGGTTCTGCCCGGgctcgaaccggggaccttctcggtgttaacgagatgtCATAACCAACTAGACCACAGTACCTAAACTGTTTTATGGAAGTGATCGGCACAAAGACGGATATATTCAACCAGCATGAACGTTTGACTCGCAAGTAAAATTTCAACACAATTTCTACGACCTATCAAGACTAAACACTATTAAGTGGTTAGTACACGGTCAAGCAAAAATATGCCTTCGAcgccctgcatcaagagtcatagaaagtagggcataaatTTTCTAGTTACTAATTGCACTGTAGAAGCTAATAACCTGTTCTCTACTTCTTCCAAAGAGCACTAGCCGTTCCACGCAGTTGCAATCAATTGAACCTTAAAGCTCGGCGACTTTTCCCATCGAATAGGTGCAGCGCCGCCCGAGAAAAACTTTGCTCGTGGGGCGATCACTGTCTTCCTTGCTTTAAATCCCGACTGTCCTCTGATCTCGGCTTTCGGTCGACCTACAAaagctggagcttcttgtAGTCCAGAGTGTCAGTGAGAACTCTGAAATCATCAGAACCAGGATACTGGAGATTGTCACACTGGACATAGGAACGATAGGGTTGGCGCTGAATGGAGTACTCCTCCACTatcttctccaaatcccACGGTTGATCAAGCGTGAAGTTGCATTGAATGAGCGAGCTTCTAGTGTCGGAAGAGTCACTTCCTTCGATAGAGGGTCTCGTCATCAAAGGATAGTCGCGATGGTCTGGAGGGGCAAATAGACCCCTCGCTACACAATCGGTATTGAGGGTTAGCCAGGCAATGCTGCGTACCATGACATCGTGGAATGCAAGCGTCGAGAGGTTGAGATCGGGGTCTCCTTCAATCATGACTGTGTATGACTGTAAGGGCATCCCGGAATTTACAACATCCAGAATATTCATACACCATGCGTGAAATATATTAGCAAACCTCTGTTTGCTGGCCTCGTGCAATGTCCATGGCCCAAAATCGGAATCATCGTCTATCCATTCCTGGTATTTTTCGGGCGACAACTCGAAATCCATGGTCATGTTAGAGACTCTGCGGGACCGCGTTCGCAAAAGAAGTGTCGTCCACAGGTTCCAGCGGTGCTCAATATGTAACTTTGTGTTCTCTTTGCAGAAGGGAATTAATCCGATGCCGTGACACATAACAAGACCTACAGCAGGGCGATCTTCATCGAGAATTAGCTTCCGCATGTTGAGACGTTGGTATTCAGGAACCCGTTTCAAAAATCTTATGGCCACAACGGTTGCTAAAAAGAAACCCATTTTGCGGTACTGGTATCTTGTTCCGGTAAACATGGGGTCATCCAAATCTGCGGCAGCATTGACCTTCCATTTTGTGTAGCAATCGACGTGGCCTTCCAGCCGTAGTGTTTTAGCTATCGATATGGCTTCGGAATGAGAAGGGATCGCCTAGGGCTCGAATTTTAGGTCGAGGACCTCAGAGGCCGGATGCGAGTCTGGCCAACCAGGAAGCATGACATCAACAGCTTGAGCAAGTTGATCAGGGTGTCTCTTGGCAAGTATTCGTAGGAGGTAGGCAACTGTGTCGTTGAAAACAATGGTCTTGTCTCCAAACTTCCTGTTCATCCTTGGCAGAATGCTAGCATCGTAATCATCACCCATGTCGTCAGGATCTCCGTCCTTCCGATGCATCTCGCACCCACTGAAAACATTCATTCTAGGCAGCTCTAATATAAGAGCAATAACCCGATCGATTTCTCTCTTGATTGCAGGCATATACTACCGATGACTGTGGTTGGAGCATTCATACGTGTCGGGAGTGACAAGATCTCTCAGACGTCTTAGTAAACCTATTTGTAGGTAGTGATGATAGGCTACGACGTAGGTGTGAATAGAAGCTGTCTCTTGCCAGTCATCGCGGTGAACTGTGGAAAACttgatggagttgagttGCAATGGGTAATCTCTCGTTTCGTAAGCGATGGAGCGACAGGCATACCATCAATCTACCTAAGAGTCTCGGTCGCAGCATCGTAGACGTAACCACCGGTAGCTTTAAAGTAATGGCGGTAGATCTGCTCGCGCAGTTTCAAAGGCAAGCCTAGGAGGCTCGTCTTGGGGACGGTGGAGGTCGTTCCTGAAGACATtgcaagaagatggccatTGAGATGTGGAGGAAAAGTTGAATTGCCAGGGTTTTATGGGCGGCAGCGTAATGACTTATCGGTGTGCGATGGCTCATTGCGTAAACACAACCCTACCACAAAACCCAAACCTACTAACATCCAATGACAGAAAGAACAGACCAAAGCTTCACAATAGGACAAAGGAACCAAGGGATAGATGGATAATGGTTTATTTTAAATGGGAGCATCATTGTTGACCTGATAATATGGTTACCATCTTTAAAtacacttttcaagcattatgactccaatgctcACACGAGACCTGTTTTTTTGCTTGCCCTGCCCTAATATAAGGTTCAGCTGGGCATAAAATGCGCTTTCTATCAAGCAAGTTAGTCATAAGTagaatgagaagaagagggggaaATGCTTACTCACTTGCTCCCATCCTgcttttttcctcttccctccaccaacatcaacacatcacaaGTCATCCTAGATACTTTGGTTAGCTGGAACCCAAAGGTATGCAAAAGTACAAATAAAAACATACACAAGAGCTGCccttcctcaacaaccaagtTAGCAAGAGTCTAGACACTCAAAAGGACAAACAACgcacaaacaacaaccaccTTTGCTCGATAATCAAGTCAAAAggggatgaggaagatggaaaaggGAGATCATTTATATACAAGATGCATCTAACAGAGGACATCAGACAAGTCATCGGCTGCCCTAATCATGGAAGGGCTATACCAGTCTTCTTCGGAGGAATTACGATatctcttgatgatatctaCCCTCAAGACCGTGATGCCCTTAGGAAAAGTGACTACTTCAGATACATCAAAAACTCTCTCAACAGCCCACCCGACAAGCCCAGGCTatggaagacgaggaagacgaggaagacgaccCTTTTGCAGATtccgaagacgatgacaTTATGGGAGGCGAAAGGTACAATAAAACTGTCCAGGACTACAAACAGTATTATAAGCAGAACGATGAGTCGGACGAGTGGGATTTCTAATGTTTGGTACCCTTATCTATACTGTCTTCCATAGTGCAATGTTTCAACCTTCATTCTACCTAACCCTAAATCTGATCTGAAATGATGTAATGAACTCGACTGCTGACAAACCTACAACTTAGTCATTAAATCTTTCCAGCATCTCTTTGCCGCCATAAGCAAACTGTTAATCCCTAGCTCCGTTCTAGAACGATTTCTTGAAATTTCTTTCCCAAGTGACATATATCTCTTGTAAAGTCATTATTAAGAAGGTTatgaaacaaacaaagttcttcttctgcgTCACAAGAACCAAGTCCTCCCATTCCTTCTTTGTTATAGATACCTCATTATTTTTCTCCACAAGAATAAAGGGCAGCAATCCATCGTATGTTGCTCACACAGCATTCCACCGGTTACCCGATGAGAGGTGGTCCTAaagccttttcttttctatCCCGTGGTGGACCGCAAATTGGTCGAAAACCCCACTTTTGTCATTAATGTGTGATGGTTCTTTTGCATTCGCAGATTCAGTAGCAAGTTCGCACTGAGCGAGCCGACGGCAGAATGATGCAATGCCACATTTCCTATCAGTAGCACTTAGTCTTGTTACTGCCTGTCCATTGGCAGTAGTTTCTTGTCTATATGGATGTTGTATCCATTTCCCTTCCAATCCTCCAGAAACTTAATGAACTGGTCCATGACCGGTCTACTACGGACGAGAGCTACTACTTGATATACTTTGAGCTCCGTTAGATTGTCTCGATTGATCTTCATTGCTTGGTGGCTTATCTTGCTTAGGGATGCCTCAATCTCGTTAAGCTATGTTTCGACAGAGGTATCTCTATATTAGAGATATAAAGCTGCCCTCAGCTTTACCACTGAAATTGGCATGACAGcgtgatggagatgttgtCGAGTATTACAAATTGATTTGGTCTGGATTAGACACATTCTTGTTCCACTAATTACTTGGGAAGGCCACAATTGATGTTAAATAACTATAGAGACGTGAAAATCATCGTCAAGCAATTCATGATTTGCTTACAACTACATAACTCATGTGAGACTAGTCCCTTCGTCCATACTCCAACTCGTTAGCCTCGCCCTTCACCTCAGCCTTCTCATCCCTCGCCATAATGGCCTCATTGTCAGGCGCAAGCCTAGTTCCATGACGACCGATCTTGTACCAAGGTAGTGAGAACAACTCGTCAGTGCTCTCAAGCGATCGACCAGCCATCTCAGGGACAAATGCCCAAACCCagatgaggccaagaagacagacagcagcacagaagaagaagaagccagcACTTGTCATGGAAAGGAGCATTAGTGGAACAGCCTTTGTGTTACCGTACTGGTTGGCAAAGTGCAGACACATCGTCATGGAACTTCCCAAGGCTCGGAGACGGAGAGGCCAGATCTCAGCGTTGACAAGGTATTGGAACGAGTTCCAACCCATTGTCCAGCCTACGCCTGAGAGATAGAGCATCACGACAGCACCCACACCGGCATGCTTCTGAGATGGGGTCAGGGTTCCGTTTTCGAGAGCTTCAGTGCCAACAATGCTcaggaagatggcgatgtaAAGAATGGAAATCATCTGAAGAGTGATACCACCATACAGGGAGCGCCGTCGTCCGATAAAgtcgaccaagaagaaagcgCAGAGGTAGGCGGAACTGAGCTTGACCACACCAAGAATACAGGTGGCAAAGAGTTTCTCAGATTGACCGGACTTTCCGAGGACACCAAAGAACTCGACAGCATAGATGGTGATTGCGCTAGCTCCCGACCACTGGCCAAGGAGCTGAGCCATGAAACCCAGCATAAGACGATATCGGTTAGCAGGGATGGTGAACAGTTCACGAAGCTTGCCCCATCTTGAGACTCCGAGGACAGCCTCTTGCTCACGCTCGAGCTGTTCCTGGATACCGTACAGCTCTGCTTGGACGAACGGATGTTCTTCAGGTAGTTGCCTTAGCTTGCAGAGGGCTTTGGTGCTCTCTTCGTTGCGTCCCTTCATAGTGAGCCAACGAGGGGTCTCAGGGACCGTGAATGACAGAATCAGAAGCAAACTGCGAATAGACGGTTAGACTGTGACATTGGAGAGTATAGTTGACACACTTACCTTGAAAAGCCAATATGGCACATTTGGGGGTCAACCCATTGCCATCGAGAGTTGTTGGAAATATTGATAGAGGCGCCCCAGTTGCTGAAATAAGCAATCATGACACCAAGATAGACTGAACCAGCAAATATGTTGGTAAGCATACCACGAATAGCTCTGGGAGCCGTCTCAGCAAGGTATGTCGGGCCGACCACGACAGTCATACCGATACCAAGTCCAGCAATGAACCGTCCAGCTAGAATTTGACCAACGCTTCCATGACTCGTCACGACAATGATGAATCCAACTAGCCACAGCAGACAGAGGAGTTGAAGCGATCGGACACGACCGATCTTGTCGCACATGAAGAATGCCAGTAGCGAACCGGCGATGGAACCAATCTGGACCATGCTGGTGATGTTGGACTCGActtgtgcttgatgatgttcagAGCCTGCGCCCAGGTCGAACTCGGTCTTGAAGCTTTTGAGAGACACCATACCGCCGACAAGACCTTCGTCCAGTCCACGACTGGCACCAAGGATACCTTGAGGCACGAGTTAGTACCGGGGGTATATGGATAAGGGAAGAGAATGGATTGACTGCCCACTTACCGAAGACAAATGTGCTCCAGTACAGACGCCAGTTGAGCACCTCGCTAGGTGTTTCAGCCATAGCGGCCGGGTTACCAAGGGTGAACTTCATTTTGGCAGTTGCTGTCAGGAACTAGAGCAAGAGCCAAGAAGTGTAGGCTGATCCATCTCTCAACAAGAAACTGGGACAGACGGTTTATAAACCTCGAATCTCGGCCAGCTCCAAGTTCAAaggatggaggatgggcGGGGAAATACGGAGAACCCCCACGAGGATATGAATCGTGACGAAGGTGATTGGATAACCCCGCAGCTTCTACTGAACTCCGAACGGCTATTTTGTGCCGATTGTGGATacatcttctccaacggCCCTTTCCAATGCGGAGATAGTGGCATTCCCCGCATGTCCCTCGGTCTCTATTTTCCTACaatcatcttgttgagggTAGGTAAGTCAAGCATGAACCCAGACGGTCTTTCTGTTCCTAATACATAATATATTTCTTTCTGCACCTCTTGATATGTACATTGCCATACTTTCATCTCAGTCTGATTCCATCAGCAGTAAAAGTCTTACACAAAAGTGTGGTGGATTTAACTCCGGGTGCACCCTAGTCTTCTCACAGAACTTTTGTCAGTGGTGATCAACACGGATAACCGGCACAGTTGAAGGTTACATCTTGTATCCCATTTGACACGATACGACTTCAAGTGGCCATTTCAGTACAAATCAAGGATGGTCCTGGTTAGTTTGAGTCAGTTTCCCCGACGCTTGACAGGTTCCCCATAAACTTACGCACTGGTAGTCCGTGGAAAAGATAACGTTATTCTTAAATGTACGGCATTGATAACTAGTCTATCAGTATCACGCACGCAAAGATGGGGTAAGTTTTTGATAACACAACGTCCTTGGTAAGTGACAATGTATGCACTGACTGTTTAATTCAGTAGCAGTGAGATGTGACAGTCGCTGCATTTCCGCTTGTCAGAACAGCGGTTTGGGTACTAGACACCATGCCGGGGACGCCTTCCTTCTCTATCTTGCCTCTACTTTACATCAGTCTGTTGCGGTACGCATAAGCTTTGACGCAATTCTCGTTTATAGTTAACCGTTGCAGGCCCTAGAGTATTGTATCGGTGTGGAACAAGTCACTAGTTCTGGGTTATTCCCTCACTGGGACAGCTTGGACCTACCATGTGACTGGTCAATTTAATCGACAAAACCTTGTTCGCCTGAATACGCAGTCTCAGCTGATGTGTTTTTAATTTGTTTTCCTAAAATAATAACGCTTTTTAACTGTCTACCCTTCCGCTGTTAAATAGAAAGAAACTCTAGTCAAGTAAAGATTTTGTTTTCTATTTTACTACATGCACTGAGAAGCTATAATAGAAAGATAGAAGTAGGTTAAGAAGATATCTCAACAGTTGACTCTCGGGACAGGTATGTAGCCTGAAACATCTAGCTGACAGACCATTTATTCTATCAAGGCAACGGAGCCGCATAGAATTACTTTCGAAACGGAGAAGCATCAAGGGCTGCTACAAATATACATATACAAACTGAAAGGTATAGCTGTTAGGAAGTGTTTCTGTAAGTGTACCTGGTTGCCTTTCGGACTATTGGAACTTGTCATGTGTGGTCAATTATTTCTGGTAACATCTACGAAGTGAGAGCATTCGATCTGAGAAGAAATGTGAGCTTCACAGTAAATCCAGTAGCTGGTAGCATATACATGAGCAGCTACACAATACGTTGTTTTTAGGAGGGGGTCAGGCCACGGCAGAATCCGAGTCGGTGATATTTCTATATCGCCATCCACATTCTACCTTTGTCTATATGTGTGAAACATTCTTCTATGTGCTTCATATTGTCTCATGATACTCGACTTGAACAATGCGCTATCACTGGCAGCATCTAGTGCCGATTAGACATGGCTATAAATGTAGAGGTATATACATGTTTCCATGAGCGAACATTGTCCAAAATACCGACAACAGCCTCCATGTACTTTATGAGCGAGTACGAAGCATGATTGACCGTATTCATTCCAGTGCGAATGTCATCATCGGCTAAAGAATTGCATCAACAATGAGCATGACACCCTTTTGACGCATCGAAGTCTCTGCGTGGTCGATTACCTCAAGCAACTTTCTGGATGCAGAGAAATTCGTCTTCTATTACTCTCAGCTTGACCTAGTTTTGTTCGGATAAAATTATTGTAAATGCATTAACGCGTATTGATATTGGTAGTTATGGTTAGGAGCATCaaggtttttttttttttttcactgagaaggataactcgccaacacatATATTGGTACTTATGTCGACTGCGCCCTTTACTATCAGACAATTAGCGACTGGAAGCATACGAGACAAAACTAACAGATCAccttatgccacttagactcGGCTCTTCAGGGTGTCTATTTTTATATCTCAAATCTTCGGAGGCTGACTTTTCTAGTATCCAACGGCATGCCTCTGTCAACATCAGACTGGTAACACTGGCATCTGGTCAGAGAGGAAATGAACCGATAAGATATGACACGgtaagataagataagacAAGCGGTAGATGGTGTagaacaatcttgacaaACGCTGCAAATGAAGCATTCATAACTGCCTTTCACAATTTTAGTTGAAAAACGAGTGCATAAATAATAGTACAGAAGATTATATAAGTAGCGACGGTTAGAGGTTTCTCCGTAATGCAAAAGTAAAGGTCAAGCGAGATGCTGTTATCAGATGAGGGAGGGGTCATTCGTGCTCGGCACAATTCAACCAAATTTCCGGAACTTGTCAGACGAACCCTAGCTCTCAAAAGGTCTCCCAGCCCCTGACTGTTGAGCAGGGGCTAAACTGATCTTGGTTAATCGAGCCACCAATTGTCGATCGACTGGAGAATCAAGTGGCCACTTAATGACACCATTTCTTTCTAGCGTCCTGGGAAAGCCTCAATATTTCACATTTTCAGAGGCTCCAATCATAGGTTTCGATAAAGTTCCTCAAGTTAAAAAGTACTCATAAAGAAATGCTCTATTTGCAGTATACTGAATAAGGTTGGGAGACAGCCATTAAAGAAGACAGAATAAGGTTACAGTCAGCTTACCTTCACATCTTTAGGGCATCACCAGGGTT is drawn from Fusarium graminearum PH-1 chromosome 3, whole genome shotgun sequence and contains these coding sequences:
- a CDS encoding aldehyde dehydrogenase; the protein is MAHTDVTEVDHTPTEHCEERNETGKPSKDLSASMAHIQIRQSSAEKHGWDEPVPESAPAVSFGHNLERNQESKMAGFPAGVVNIVNGCGAEAGSAITAHPGIDKIAFTGSTITGKTIMKKASETLKSVTLETGGKSPLIVFDDADFEQAVKWSNCGIMGLGNMGQICTATSRIFVQDTIYEKFLEAFHEQVKSSTVIGDPFDENTTHGPQVSKAQYEKILSLIESGKSEGAGLLTGGARSGDKGFYIQPTVFRDVKPNMKIVREEIFGPCFVIAPFSTEADAIERANDTEYGLGAAIFTENLRKAHRVAAGVQAGTVWIDSSQDTHWGVPFGGYKKSGIGRELGSYALSAYTQVKAVHATSQLYG